From the Tachysurus fulvidraco isolate hzauxx_2018 chromosome 21, HZAU_PFXX_2.0, whole genome shotgun sequence genome, the window aaacgctgttactacacaaataacacctcttttctatcgtagtaatgtagagacgcagctacaaccgcgttttgtgtagtaacagcgtttagctcaggagttagtgactcgggaaactccgacctgtgaatatgtggccgactttacttaagacgccgaggcgcttttttccttctcgataggtgagtaacgttggtttttctttgttacacagaactaatatatgcctttgtcctttacatgattatgcttgtgtggcatttttgctcaagggcacctcagtcgtggccggcccgagactcgaacccacaaccttagggttcgGAGTCAagctctctaaccattagaccacgactAATGTGTGGAAATGGTGGCTTACTGGTTAAAGCGCTTGGTTACTGGTCGGAAGGTCGGGATTCAAGCCACTGACCCACCAAGCtaccattgctgggcccctgatcctAACTGCAAGGCCCCTAATCCTAACTGTGCATCTCAGGGGGATTTTTCTCAATGATTCATGCTGTATTTTTCTGATCATGGTTGTTGATGCCGTAAACGGTGAGAAACGTCAGAACATAAAGAGACAGGATTAAGTGTTAAACCCAGGTAAGatgctgtatgtgtgaaagCAGTGTGAAGCGTGAAACAACAGGAGATTTACACTCACCTGTAAAAAGCCTGCTTGTGGCTATTTATAACAATGTTattaaagtgtgttttgttctctctctcttttagaaTCACAGTCGTTCTCTGCAAGGAGATTTCAGTGCTGTCGAAAAAATTCACAGCTTGTTTAGCTACAGTCGGGGTAAGAGCAATAAATGTATTAGTTCTCTAGTTAACAGATAATACGCCTCGGTTCTTAGACGTCTCCATTTTTTGACTcataaattgtaaatgtaagGAAATCCTTCTTCTTTCCTTCACAGTCAAATGAAAAAGGAGAAGTGCTGAATCCGTTAATCACTGGAGTTTTCCTGGAGGTTTGTTTCATCAAATTACATTTTGTGAATGGGAATTAAACACGTTTTAGATTCACACAGTGGATTAAACACAAATACTGCTTTAGAGTAGAttcacaacaacagcaataatcaattaattaagTAAAAGGTTCGTTagtatctccctctctctctctctctctctctctctgtctctctgtatctctctttctgtctgtctctcgctctctctctctctctctctctcgctctctatctctctctctctgtccccccctctctctgtctctctctctctctccctgtctgtctctcgctctctatctctctctctctctctgtctgtctctcgctctctatatccctctctctgtccccctctctctctgtctctctttctgtctgtctctcgctctctctctctctctctttctgtctgtctctcgctctctctctctctctctctctgtctgtctctcgctctctatctctctctctctgtccccccctctctctctctctctctgtctgtctctcactctctatctctctctctctctctctgtctgtctctcgctctctctctctctgtctgtctctctctgtctgtctctcgctctctatctctctctctctgtccccctccctctctctctgtctctctctctatctctctctctgtccccctccctctctctctgtctctctctctctctctctgtctctcgctctctatctctctctctctgtccccctccctctctctctgtctgtctctcgctctctccccctcccccctctctcccccctctgtctccctctttgtctctctctcccccccatctccctccctctctctctccctctttctccctccccctctcttccccctcctctcttccctcttttcctctctgtttcccccacctccctctctctacccccccctcctccctttttccacatttttatttttacaacctggaactaaaaaaaaatgtattaataaggATGACTGGTCGTGAATCTACACAATAATGCCAAACAATACTGGGAAAACAATAGCACAAAACACTacaatgtaaaagcaaaacCAACCACAAAAGTGCATGTGTTCTCCCCTTTGCTGTGAAAcccttaaattattatttttatttttatggcaTAGTTACAGCACCAGGTTTATACCTTTCTAGTGAAGAATATAAGAAAAGTTTATTACTCGATTCCGCCCCCTAGTGAAATAACCgagttgttcttttttttctttctttctttcattcaaatTACAATACAGAAGAACTTTGAATGTTACACTGAAGATACCtggacaagtttttttttttttatttacctttagAGTCTTATGTATGCTTTCTGCAAATATCACGTGACATAAGGAGGCAGTTTACTCacctggccactttattaggaacactttcATGAACGAGCACATGTATGTGTTCCTATTAAATTCCCCACCGtatgaagggttttttttccccccaggaAAACCAAATGACTCAGAGAACCTAAACCGAGATACTTGCcgagtatttatttttattgccggaatgtttgtgtgttttattaattcAGATCTTACGGTTTTCCTCTACTTTTTATTCCTAGGCCTCCAACAGTGCTTCCTATATCCAGGATGCCTTCCAGCTTTTAATGCCAGTGCTAGAAGTATCTCACATCGAAAGAACAGCAGACTCGAGTCACTGAAATCCACTCCACACTCTTCCGTGCCAAGTGGGAATTTAGACGGAAATAAGGAACAATTCCACCTACCTGTACTACAGATTTTGGAGTATCATGAAACACAAAATggatttttattgtattaattttaccaaaaatatattgttggttttttgtaatttttcgAAGATGTTAATGCTTTTGTCGTATTCTGAAATATGACGATTTTGAAGCTTTATGCAGCATCAGCTGTTTAATCctaaagaactttttttttttaacaaacaattCTAATCACATTGATAATGAAGCTGTCAGTATTGTTTTGACCTACATAAGTTTTGACTACAAGAATTGTAGATTTTAAAGAAACCTGTTGTGTAACCTCTTATTTAAGCATGCGAGTCATCGTTATGTGATCGAAGGATACGATCCTCATGTTGAGGTTCTGTTCTGCTGCGGTTCAGTTCGGTTAACACGTTAGCGTTTGGATACTTTATACAAGAAGAATAAAAGTAGGTTCTGCATGTCGTATGGTGTAATGTGGTCTATTTCTCAGACATAATTGAGCTTTTTATTGGACATTATACTAATAGCATTTTGAGTGTATGAAGCTacactattaaaaataaaaaaataaaagggacTTTCTAACActttgctgtatttttattttatttacttgtcTGGGGGAATTCAgaatttctctttaaaaaatatgaGATATACTGAATATAAAGATAGAACTTCTTCAAAATATAAAAGCAAGAGGCGGCTCATTTTTGTTCTAAAGGCGTTCACAGGGATTTGAACACTAGATAAAAATTTTTCCTGCTTGTGATGtttcaaaaaaaatatttaaacaattatcTAGAACCAATAGACTTTTCAGATTTAAGAAGAATAATGGAGGGTTGAATATTACTATACGGTCAGGAGCTGCATGCTGGCAGTTAGAAGGTGGATTTTTAGGTGATTCTGCAGAATTGAACAGTAGAAAATCCAACTGTTTTCATTCATGATCTGCCGCTTAAAGcgtttaaacacaaaaaatgttttctcttattttagTGTTGAACTGGAGAACTCCTAATGTAAAATGCACGGTCTGTTATAGTATAATTGGAATCACTATGTACCTTGGTCTTTGTAATATGTAGCTGAATGTGAGCTAATAGATTATAACATGTCCAGAAATATGTAACTGCTTATCTTTATGACAAACACCTGAGAGAGACAATTTTCATGATTATatgtatacaaaaatatttcacatcAATCCAGTCATATTTAGTCATACAAAAGCCAAAGACGAAACTGAAGAATTAAAACACTGACTCTAAATCCTAGCCCACATTACCACACATTCGTAATcaccttattttttttaatctgcatgACAAATCAACAAGTACACACGTTTATATccatacattaaaataacacCACAGAGTTAAGCGTTAAGTGGTGGAGCAGAAGCAGAAATGTTCATCTGTTGTAATTTTTCTGTTAAAGACGCCTCTGGGTTTTCCGTGGAGTCAGTGAGAGGCTCCAGATACGTCGGACCTGCAACTTTCTTGCCAGTCAAGGGATCGACCACGGCCCCGACTTTAAACACAATCTCCGCCAGTTCATGCCTGACATGTTTGGTTCGCCTTTCCGGTAAAGCCTTCAGCAGTACGATGTCCCCAACTGTGCACTGCTCCAAAGCATCATGGGCGAAGTACGTCTTCCTTTTGTTGTAAAACTGTCAGTGAAGAAGAAAAGTCATGTAGGTGTAGAAATACTAAAACCGTACTATTACGGTTATGATTTTGCTAGTAAATCAAAGAACTGGTTGAAATTCTTGCAAAACTGTTTTGGCTGTATAGACAGCtccagaagtattggcaccaGGGCTCACAAGTATCACACATTGAGcatgacagtcactcatttcggtcttttgtcacgctcccgccacacattttttctcacgcagaaaaacttatttatcatatatttatgtatatttatatgccgcagcacccaaaatgtatcagtccgcaccgctgtctctatggaaccgggcaggaatcaagcgcgtctcccctggagctcttagtcgagccggacacttatcagccaatcaaaaaaagaggctacagaacagccaatcagaaaatagtactattgtatctgggtaatatttaacgcaacaaccaatgaaaaaaagaaaacataacctggaattgttcagcatcactttgagcacagagtaagtcatgatctcctgttttaatgttactacaaattcacaacttgtttgacacgatgacattgtgactgctgttagagacgtttcccagataatcagcatcagtttttcacgAGTGTCTGTAACTTCGCCAACAGATTTACAGCCTGTttactgacaacacctgctcagaacaagtagtctaggccagtggttctcaaactggtgGCCCTGAGATGGGGCCACAAAACATCTGAGCAAGAGAGGCCCCTGGTTCCTTTTTTCAAAAGGTGACTGGATTGAACCAATTTGGGAGGCTATCAAAGATCACAGCCttggttttagtgcttccaTGTTATAATGCTGATGccgagagggtattttcgatggtcggtttgaacaaaacctcaacacgaaacagcttgtctctggatgggacattgtcctcaatcatgaccttaaaaatgtctgggtttgtgctgaactgtttaaaatgggagcaacattacaaatgataaaggagtccaaaaaaggcaaacaaacacttacaataaacaccagtcataatctctctctctctctcacacacacacactcacacacactcacacacacacatattaataaatactttgtatttggttaaattgtgttcagttttttttttgtttaaaccaATAATTCTGAAGCTGACTGTACTGCCACTGAATCTAGAAACGTCTCACCACCttcttaatgaataaaatgtttagtaCCTTGAGTAAATAAGGATCTAGGACCAGTCTAGTAACACGAACTTTTGTTGTTTTCCTCATCTTGGTCCCAATGACTCGCCCAATGATCCATTTAGCATGAACCGAGGCTTGTTTCACAGACATCTTTACTTCCTGTATCCTGAAAATGAGCGTTAATGAGATTATATAAGCGTTAAAACATCAGCAGACTGAAATTCAGACCGCATCAATAACCTCAGGACTCACACAGCAAACACGATACTAACCGTTTACGTCACTATTTAAACCAACCGAGAACTAGAAAATACATGAGATTTCCGTGACATCATATAAACACCTTAACAactatttaaaaacagcaaaatcCTACCACAGTGAGGTAAATAACTACAATAAACTTCACAAAATTCCGCATGGATACTGCACCGTGAATGTCAAGTTAAGCGTCGCACGCTAATGACGTCATCACACGCGACCGTTTGTAGAGGACGAGCTAATCGATCATCAACAacaagaaataattttttttttaaattttttatccTTCTTATTGTCTTAAGTTAAATTATACTACGTGTTAAAACGTGTTAGACaaacatatgtttatttttgatcagATTGTTCAGATCTGTTGTTGTAGTTTGACAAAAGTTCAGGTTATAATTCTATTGAATTCTATAGTAAAAGTTCATTCTCATGTGATCCAGGTTATGAAATGAACTTTCTGATAACATAACAAGCTCGATttctttgtcttattaacttaaaaacaataaaaaataatgtctgTTGTCTTATAATGGGATATAAAGTGATAACAGGCTCCATATTGTCTTATAGATGATTCGCATccataataacatttatttgaacAATGATGGCATCAATGTTCTGTCTATAATGCAATGTACAATTACTACAATCTTAATAAATCTTTAATACAACACCAAATATGATCTCATGCTTTGCTGGGAGAACAACATTGACTTAATATAGTGAAACTACAGTACATTAAATAGATAACAGAGGGTCAGATTTGCCCATTATAAACATCCTGTATATTAGCCAGTGTCATATCCTTATCATATCCTCAGGGCTCTCacgttttgaagacaggcaagcccCCAGCCACCCATCACTGATGCTTCACGTCTCATGTCCTGGATCATCTCCTGGATGTCTGCCGCTTTAATCATAACTATTAAGCTTATACTGAACATCTTTTCAGCACCAACTGAGTCAATCATATTCAATTCCAGAAGAATAATGATGTATAAACATATCTGGTGTCACACAGAAGAGTATGGCTTCCCTTCCTCATGACGCTGTCATCACTGGTCTActcattagggatctaaatctacatctggttttctgtaaagctgtgttGTGACTTTGTTCATTGTTCAAAGCcttatgtaaataaaactgaatcaaattgaattgaaatgtaGCTTGATCTGTGTTTGGAAATGTTGGTAAATTAATGTCATACACCACTAGTCTAGTAGAGTTAGGCTTAGGTCATGTCATTAATGCTTCAATTATGTGACATGAGATTTGCCAAAAATAAGCACACCCCCTCCTAACTCTGCCTTACAAAAGCCCCTGACACCCCCCTGGCTCTATACCTGAAATGGCCCCATCTCATGGTTTTCAAAGGGGTCCACTGGCCCTCCACCCTGTTAGCTCATTGTCTCTAACAGGGTGGACATCTGCGTAATAAATTTAAGTACTATGACACTTTGCTTATTCCATTCTGTAAGTTTATTTCGAATTATTGATATTTGTACATATTCAGTCATACTGTATAAGCAGCATGCACTGTGATTGGTATAAGTGATACGTCTTGTCCAGCACACTAATGATATTCTGAGATCATATGTCTCATGGAACAGTCACAGTCTCTAAAAAAAGATGAGTCACGGTCAAAACTTGAAAGTACATAGAAGAACTCGTGAATACGTAGAAACACTCGGAAGGATTTAAAAGAACATTGAAAAACATAGAACAACTCAGACGGACATAGAAAACTTGAAAGGACGTAGATGGTCTCTGAAGTACAAATGTAGAAGAACTCTGAAGTATGAAGAAGAACTCGGAAGGACGTAAAGGTAGGTAGAACTCGAAAGTATGTAGACGAAATTGGAAGGACATAGAGGACACAGGGAACATGATTGACTGAACCGATTAATCGAATGTTCATACATACAGAGCGAATCTGTTTCACAATGAACATCATCTCATTTTTGCATCACAATTTATTCTTATACCTCTAATAATAATCACCTTTTCCAGTCTTCACCCGTCCAATTTTCATGAGTCTGGGAACATTGTAGTTTCAGATTCCTGTTATTGGATGATGCTGTGTGTCAAGGGGTGACATTCTGTCGTGCGATCTAAGATCCTTTACTGagtcttcctgtcagcttgaaccagcTTCTGGTGATTTTTCTCTGGCCTCTATCATGAACAATGTGAACTTACATGAAGTTATTTggtatttttataattttattgtaCCATTCTTTGTAAACGCTGTTgtttgtgaaaatcccaggatgTCTGTACTCAAACCAGTCCATCTGGCCCCAACAACCAATGATTTTTAGATGTAACTGGACAATTTTATGCATtgaattattataatgaaaGAAACCTAGATTTTTCATAATGTTCCCAGTGCTCGGTTTTTATTTGTCAGTGAAGAGTTCTGTCTCATCTGCTAACCATAACAACTTCACCGATAACATTTTGTGCATGCACCACAGAGAGCATATGGTTTTCTGATCCTGACCACACCACAGTTTCGGATCTGAAcacattttttacacacactgaattCTGAAGTGTAAGACAACCACATGAGTGTGATAATATCCCTTAAAATAAAAAGCCCCAAAGTCCTCATTTTACCTTGTTTATccttagtattagtattagtaatgtgtgtgtgtgtagttctaAAATTCTTTAGACTGGTAACAAAAATGTATGTACAAACGATGGTTGTAACTTTAGTAATAGACAGAGTTtgatttgaattaaaatgaGCAACTTGTTAATAGTGTTTAGTCTTACATTTAATAGTAGAACAAAATTAAAGCTAagcatatctttttttttctctgtaaacGTTCCAGGTCTTTTCTGGCATGCATTTGGACCTGGCGTAAAGTCAAGAGGGATTTGGTCTTTGTAAAAACGGGGAGACGTgtctaaaataaagaaacaggTCATGCCGTACTCTAATGTCTGCTTAACATGGCAAGAGTAAGTAATCCCTGAATGGGAATTGGACGAGAGCCAAAGCAGCACAATCTGGTATTAATCAGAAACGCACAGAAAACACGGTCTGTTGCTAAGCTATTCCCATTTAAGGCAGTGCAGTGGCATAGTTATATCACGGTTATTTCTCCAACCAATCAGTAATgaataaatgtcattatttgCAGGAATTTGTGCAGGATGAAATCATATATTACAATATACAGTGGAATGAACTGTATGTTAAAGCTTGTTTTTATGCAGTAAAAATGGTTGTAACATTAGACGGAATTATGAATTAGTTGTACAGGTGACGCATGggtctattatttatttatttgtttgtttgtttgtttgtttatttctgccaTCTTGTGTTTTCTAATAGGATGAAAAGTGGTACAACTTTTCATAGATCATGCACAGGCAATaccatgaattaaaaaaaaaatcttgttgttGGCATAAAAATaggttttctttatttctctttgtaCCATACACcaagaaaagttccaaaaaaacaaaaacagtttgtCGAACCCATTTCCGATCTCTGGGACGCTCCAAgcgtttgttcatctaaaacgCAGCTAAAATTTATCTTCGACACTAAAATTgagtgtaagattatcaacagaggaaAAACACGTGATTCATGATTaatttagatcagactcacagaaaca encodes:
- the mrps17 gene encoding 28S ribosomal protein S17, mitochondrial, with protein sequence MSVKQASVHAKWIIGRVIGTKMRKTTKVRVTRLVLDPYLLKFYNKRKTYFAHDALEQCTVGDIVLLKALPERRTKHVRHELAEIVFKVGAVVDPLTGKKVAGPTYLEPLTDSTENPEASLTEKLQQMNISASAPPLNA